GTCGCCGTAGATCTTCCGCTCGGCCATGCCGAAGTCGAGGCAGCGGTGGGTCTTGAAGCGGTCGAGCTCGACGAAGCTCCCCGGGTCGAGGAGCTGGTCGATGCGCTCGCGCGCGGTCAGCTTGCCCTCGGCCTGGCGCTTGGCGAGGCGCTCCTCGCCGCCGCCGAGC
The nucleotide sequence above comes from Deltaproteobacteria bacterium. Encoded proteins:
- a CDS encoding methylmalonyl-CoA carboxyltransferase; this translates as MGIKENLAELERRNREALLGGGEERLAKRQAEGKLTARERIDQLLDPGSFVELDRFKTHRCLDFGMAERKIYGDGVVTGHGTIDGRLVFVFSQDFTVFGGSLSGAFAEKVV